The Nesterenkonia xinjiangensis genome contains a region encoding:
- a CDS encoding homoserine dehydrogenase, which translates to MASAAEPLTIGLLGAGSVGAQVARTLVEERDLISARVGAPVRLIGVAVRDVEAPRDWRIPGELLTTDAESLVDQADLVIELLGGLEPAGALIDRALRRGAGVVTGNKALLAVRGGELAATAAETGAPLHFEASVGGAIPILRPIQESLSGDRITKVMGIVNGTTNYILDQMDTTGAAFEDALSEAQRLGYAEADPTADVEGHDAAAKAAILGALAFHAPFTIDDVHCEGITAVTGADIEAAAASGYVIKLLAIAEKFDGEGAVLRVHPTLLPRTHPLASVRGAFNAVFVVAENAGELMFYGQGAGGVPTSSAVLGDLVSAARLLRQGTTVLEPSEPAEIVPALPIEKARTQYYIDMEVADEEGVIAEIARVFADHHVSIEAMRQPGIVSVDGEVDTDHDNGAVLQVVTHPAQEKSLAETVATLKALEVVRAVTSVLRVEIEQ; encoded by the coding sequence ATGGCCAGCGCCGCAGAACCGCTGACGATCGGACTGCTCGGAGCAGGGAGCGTCGGTGCCCAGGTGGCACGGACTCTCGTGGAGGAGCGTGACCTCATCAGCGCCCGGGTCGGTGCGCCGGTCCGGCTGATCGGTGTCGCCGTGCGCGACGTCGAGGCCCCCCGTGACTGGCGGATCCCCGGTGAGCTGCTCACCACGGATGCCGAGTCCCTGGTGGACCAGGCCGACCTGGTCATCGAGCTGCTCGGAGGGCTGGAGCCGGCGGGCGCGCTGATCGATCGTGCGCTGCGCCGGGGCGCGGGCGTCGTGACCGGCAACAAGGCGCTTCTCGCCGTCCGTGGCGGGGAGCTCGCTGCGACCGCCGCCGAGACCGGCGCGCCGCTCCACTTCGAGGCCTCCGTGGGTGGCGCCATCCCGATCCTGCGGCCGATCCAGGAGTCCCTCTCCGGTGACCGCATCACCAAGGTGATGGGCATCGTCAACGGCACCACGAACTACATCCTCGACCAGATGGACACCACCGGTGCGGCCTTCGAGGACGCGCTCTCCGAGGCCCAGCGCCTGGGCTACGCGGAGGCGGACCCGACGGCCGACGTCGAGGGGCACGACGCGGCCGCCAAGGCGGCGATCCTGGGCGCCCTGGCCTTCCACGCGCCGTTCACCATCGATGACGTCCATTGCGAGGGCATCACCGCGGTGACCGGCGCCGACATCGAAGCGGCCGCGGCGTCCGGCTATGTGATCAAGCTGCTGGCCATCGCGGAGAAGTTCGACGGAGAGGGCGCGGTGCTGCGTGTGCACCCGACGCTGCTTCCCCGGACCCATCCGTTGGCCAGCGTGCGCGGGGCCTTCAACGCCGTCTTCGTGGTCGCGGAGAACGCCGGTGAGCTTATGTTCTACGGCCAGGGCGCCGGCGGGGTGCCCACCTCCTCGGCCGTGCTGGGCGATCTCGTCTCTGCCGCACGCCTACTGCGCCAGGGCACGACGGTGCTGGAGCCCTCGGAACCGGCGGAGATCGTGCCGGCGCTGCCGATCGAGAAGGCCCGCACCCAGTACTACATCGACATGGAGGTGGCCGACGAGGAGGGCGTGATCGCTGAGATCGCCCGCGTCTTCGCCGACCACCACGTCTCCATCGAAGCGATGCGGCAGCCAGGGATCGTCTCCGTGGACGGTGAGGTCGACACCGACCACGACAACGGCGCCGTGCTGCAGGTGGTCACCCACCCCGCCCAGGAGAAGTCCCTGGCGGAGACGGTCGCCACCCTCAAGGCCCTCGAGGTCGTGCGCGCCGTCACCTCGGTGCTGCGCGTGGAGATCGAACAGTAG
- the rho gene encoding transcription termination factor Rho, which translates to MTAETSAPAEKKTTQRRASAAKKTEKAEGTETEGADGKAAGLAGLKLAQLQALAQQLGITGSSRMRKSALVEAISAHQRGGAVADREERAKKDSAKDSSKDSPKDSAKGSKGPKGSDQAEKPAEQDADSGRDDRADTGDKDRDRSSEKSQGKDQGRDQDARQDNRQGGGESSKQDQQRGRGRRGRGEDQPQRGEQREGQKGDQRGGQKDGQRSGQKGQNEGRGGRDGGRDSRDGGRDSRDGGRDSRDSRDGGRDGNRDGGRDGNRDGGRDGEGGRRNRRNRNRNERGNRRRGRNDPEVDDTEFTEDDVLVPVAGILDVLDNYAFIRTSGYLPGQNDVYVSLAQVKRYTLRKGDAVHGHIRAPREGENQNKRQKFNALVKLESVNGRPAESNTDRVDFSKLVPLYPQERLRLEGDPKKVSPRVIDLLAPIGKGQRGLIVSPPKAGKTMILQALAQSIKINNPEVHLMMVLVDERPEEVTDMQRTVDGEVIASTFDRPADDHTTVAELAIERAKRLVELGKDVVVLLDSMTRLGRAYNTAAPASGRILSGGVDANALYPPKRFFGAARNIENGGSLTILATALVETGSKMDEVIFEEFKGTGNMELRLSRHLADRRIFPAVDVNASSTRREENLLSGEEIKIMWKLRRVLSGLEQQQGLELLINKLKETSSNAEFLMLASKTALGDKNKKD; encoded by the coding sequence GTGACAGCCGAGACTTCGGCCCCGGCGGAGAAGAAGACCACCCAGAGGAGGGCCTCCGCCGCGAAGAAGACGGAGAAGGCCGAGGGCACCGAGACCGAGGGTGCCGACGGCAAGGCTGCCGGGCTCGCGGGACTGAAGCTCGCCCAGCTGCAGGCGCTCGCCCAGCAGCTCGGCATCACGGGAAGCTCCCGGATGCGCAAGTCTGCCCTGGTCGAGGCGATCTCCGCCCACCAGCGCGGCGGGGCCGTCGCGGACCGCGAGGAGCGTGCCAAGAAGGATTCCGCCAAGGACTCCAGCAAGGACAGCCCGAAGGACTCCGCCAAGGGGTCGAAGGGCCCGAAGGGCTCGGATCAGGCGGAGAAGCCGGCCGAGCAGGATGCCGACTCCGGCCGCGACGACCGTGCAGACACCGGTGACAAGGACCGCGACAGGTCCTCGGAGAAGTCGCAGGGCAAGGATCAGGGCAGGGACCAGGACGCCCGCCAGGACAACCGCCAGGGGGGCGGCGAGTCCTCCAAGCAGGATCAGCAGCGCGGCCGTGGCCGTCGTGGCCGCGGTGAGGACCAGCCCCAGAGGGGCGAGCAGCGCGAGGGTCAGAAGGGCGACCAGCGTGGAGGCCAGAAGGACGGTCAGCGCTCCGGCCAGAAGGGCCAGAACGAAGGCCGCGGCGGCCGTGACGGTGGCCGTGACAGCCGCGATGGCGGTCGTGACAGCCGTGATGGTGGTCGTGACAGCCGCGACAGCCGCGATGGTGGTCGTGACGGCAACCGTGATGGTGGTCGTGATGGCAACCGTGATGGTGGTCGCGACGGCGAGGGCGGGCGCCGCAACCGGCGGAACCGCAACCGCAATGAGCGCGGCAACCGTCGTCGGGGACGCAACGATCCTGAGGTCGACGACACCGAGTTCACCGAGGACGATGTCCTGGTGCCGGTCGCCGGCATCCTCGACGTCCTCGACAACTACGCGTTCATCCGCACCTCCGGATACCTTCCCGGGCAGAACGACGTCTATGTCTCGCTGGCGCAGGTCAAGCGCTACACGCTGCGCAAGGGTGACGCCGTCCACGGCCACATCCGCGCCCCGCGCGAGGGCGAGAACCAGAACAAGCGTCAGAAGTTCAACGCGCTGGTGAAGCTGGAGTCGGTCAACGGCCGGCCGGCCGAGTCCAACACGGACCGCGTCGACTTCTCCAAGCTGGTGCCCCTGTACCCGCAGGAGCGGCTGCGTCTGGAGGGCGACCCCAAGAAGGTCAGCCCTCGAGTCATCGATCTGCTGGCTCCCATCGGCAAGGGCCAGCGTGGTCTCATCGTCTCCCCGCCCAAGGCGGGCAAGACGATGATCCTGCAGGCGCTCGCGCAGTCGATCAAGATCAACAACCCTGAGGTCCACCTCATGATGGTGCTGGTCGACGAGCGCCCTGAAGAGGTCACGGACATGCAGCGCACCGTCGACGGCGAGGTCATCGCCTCGACCTTCGACCGGCCGGCCGATGACCACACCACCGTCGCGGAGCTCGCCATCGAGCGGGCCAAGCGACTGGTGGAGCTGGGCAAGGACGTCGTCGTGCTGCTGGACTCCATGACCCGCCTGGGCCGCGCCTACAACACCGCTGCCCCGGCCTCCGGCCGGATCCTCTCCGGTGGTGTGGACGCCAATGCTCTCTACCCGCCGAAGCGCTTCTTCGGCGCGGCACGGAACATCGAGAACGGCGGCTCGCTGACCATCCTCGCCACGGCGCTGGTGGAGACCGGATCCAAGATGGACGAGGTCATCTTCGAGGAGTTCAAGGGCACCGGCAACATGGAGCTGCGTCTCTCGCGGCACCTCGCCGACCGCCGTATCTTCCCGGCGGTGGACGTCAACGCGTCCTCCACTCGCCGCGAGGAGAACCTGCTCTCCGGCGAGGAGATCAAGATCATGTGGAAGCTGCGCCGTGTCCTCTCCGGACTGGAGCAGCAGCAGGGTCTCGAGCTGCTCATCAACAAGCTCAAGGAGACCAGCTCGAACGCGGAGTTCCTGATGCTGGCCAGCAAGACGGCGCTGGGGGACAAGAACAAGAAGGACTAG
- the thrB gene encoding homoserine kinase yields MSATGGHVQELAEPLEETFSFRLRVPATSANLGPGYDCMGMALQLYDVIDVVASPCQDPAQPRISVTVEGEGASTLPRDVSHLVVSLVGQILARKGYRLPDLQVSARNQIPHSRGLGSSAAAVASAVVVADALLPVGLSEEEKLQIGARVEGHPDNYVPALRGGVALSWQEGELFRTTPLIPHERLRPVLAVPDFEQSTAEARGVLPETVPHAVAAANSARTGLLVHALTTAPELLLAATEDRLHQEQRRAAFAPSMALVDSLRAAGHAAMISGAGPSVLVLADGESSAREAQAHIDAHEGIASDTWRPAILPISRTGATVEGYPR; encoded by the coding sequence GTGAGCGCGACCGGCGGCCACGTGCAGGAGCTCGCGGAGCCGCTGGAGGAGACGTTCTCCTTCCGGCTGCGGGTGCCCGCCACGTCGGCGAACCTCGGTCCCGGCTATGACTGCATGGGCATGGCACTGCAGCTGTACGACGTCATCGACGTGGTCGCCTCGCCGTGCCAGGACCCTGCGCAGCCGCGGATCTCAGTGACCGTGGAGGGAGAGGGCGCATCCACCCTGCCTCGCGACGTGTCCCACCTGGTCGTTTCGCTGGTCGGGCAGATCCTGGCTCGGAAGGGGTACCGGCTCCCTGACCTCCAGGTCAGTGCCCGGAACCAGATCCCCCACAGCCGAGGCCTGGGGTCATCCGCTGCCGCCGTCGCCTCTGCCGTCGTCGTCGCCGACGCGCTGCTGCCGGTGGGGCTCTCCGAGGAGGAGAAGCTGCAGATCGGTGCGCGTGTCGAGGGGCACCCGGACAACTACGTGCCCGCACTGCGTGGGGGAGTGGCCCTGTCCTGGCAGGAGGGGGAGCTCTTCCGCACCACCCCGCTGATCCCGCACGAACGGCTGCGCCCCGTGCTGGCCGTGCCTGACTTCGAGCAGTCCACCGCGGAGGCTCGTGGGGTGCTGCCCGAGACCGTCCCCCATGCGGTGGCGGCGGCCAACTCGGCGCGCACCGGGCTGCTGGTCCACGCCTTGACCACCGCGCCCGAGCTGCTGCTCGCCGCCACGGAGGACCGCCTCCATCAGGAGCAGCGGCGCGCCGCCTTCGCCCCGTCGATGGCCCTGGTCGACTCGCTGCGGGCCGCGGGGCACGCCGCAATGATCTCAGGCGCGGGTCCCTCGGTGCTGGTGCTCGCCGACGGCGAGTCGTCGGCCCGTGAGGCCCAGGCGCACATCGACGCACATGAGGGGATCGCGAGCGACACGTGGCGTCCCGCGATCCTTCCGATCAGCCGCACAGGTGCTACAGTGGAGGGGTACCCGCGGTGA
- the lysA gene encoding diaminopimelate decarboxylase codes for MAEAITAPHPLAPEWLRPLTDSAALERQLLPADAHRDPEGRLVLGGVDVVSLAAQHGTPLYVISEADFRARARAFRRAFAEAFAPEAEVDVFYAGKAFLSTHVARWAAEEGLCVDTASGGELALALAGGVEPSRIGLHGNNKSDAEIGRALEAGIGRIIADSLDELERIEQLAAAAGVAAPVMLRLTPGVHASTHEYIATAHEDQKFGLSLTPASIEDAGRTTGGNPFAGSPAWTAVERALAAEHIELRGLHCHIGSQIFEPEGFEVAAAKLIGLLGQVREVHGTELPELDLGGGHGIAYTEADAPRQPQEIAQALAGAVRSASAKAGIAIPRISIEPGRALVGPAGVTLYRVGVQKDVQVDGPAGETLSRRYVAVDGGMSDNARGVLYDADYSAVLAGRQVTGEHVLSRIVGKHCESGDIVVRDVYLPTTTARDDLIAVPATGAYCHSLSSNYNCLTRPAVVAVKDGASQVLIRRETEEQMLGRDTGYLPGG; via the coding sequence ATGGCCGAGGCGATCACCGCACCACATCCGCTGGCCCCCGAATGGCTGCGCCCGCTCACCGACTCGGCCGCACTGGAGCGGCAGCTGCTGCCGGCAGACGCCCACCGCGACCCCGAAGGGCGCCTGGTGCTCGGCGGTGTCGACGTCGTCAGTCTCGCCGCGCAGCACGGCACCCCGCTCTATGTCATCAGCGAAGCCGACTTCCGCGCTCGTGCCCGGGCCTTCCGGCGCGCCTTCGCGGAGGCCTTCGCTCCGGAGGCGGAGGTCGACGTCTTCTACGCCGGCAAGGCCTTCCTGAGCACCCACGTCGCCCGCTGGGCCGCAGAGGAAGGGTTGTGCGTGGACACCGCCTCCGGCGGCGAGCTCGCCCTTGCGCTGGCCGGCGGGGTCGAGCCCTCCCGGATCGGGCTGCACGGCAACAACAAGTCCGACGCGGAGATCGGCCGGGCTCTGGAGGCAGGCATCGGGCGCATCATCGCCGATTCCCTCGACGAGCTGGAGCGCATCGAGCAGCTGGCGGCGGCCGCCGGGGTCGCCGCTCCCGTGATGCTGCGGCTGACCCCCGGGGTGCACGCTTCGACCCATGAGTACATCGCCACCGCGCACGAGGACCAGAAGTTCGGGCTCTCCCTGACCCCGGCCTCGATCGAGGATGCGGGGCGGACCACCGGCGGGAATCCCTTCGCCGGGTCCCCTGCCTGGACCGCGGTGGAGCGGGCGCTGGCGGCCGAGCACATCGAGCTGCGCGGGCTGCACTGTCACATCGGGTCGCAGATCTTCGAGCCCGAGGGCTTCGAAGTCGCCGCAGCCAAGCTCATCGGCCTGCTCGGGCAGGTCCGGGAGGTCCACGGAACGGAGCTCCCTGAGCTGGACCTCGGTGGAGGGCACGGCATCGCCTACACCGAGGCGGATGCTCCGCGTCAGCCGCAGGAGATCGCACAGGCTCTGGCCGGGGCGGTCCGAAGCGCCAGCGCGAAGGCGGGCATCGCGATCCCGCGGATCTCCATCGAGCCCGGCCGAGCCCTCGTCGGACCCGCCGGGGTGACCCTCTATCGAGTCGGCGTGCAGAAGGACGTGCAGGTCGACGGGCCGGCGGGTGAGACCCTGTCACGCCGCTACGTCGCCGTCGACGGAGGGATGAGCGACAACGCCCGCGGCGTCCTCTACGACGCTGACTACTCAGCGGTGCTCGCCGGTCGACAGGTGACCGGGGAGCATGTCCTGTCTCGCATAGTGGGCAAACACTGCGAATCCGGAGACATCGTCGTCCGCGACGTATACTTGCCGACGACGACGGCGCGGGACGACCTCATCGCGGTCCCCGCGACCGGTGCCTACTGCCATTCGCTTTCGAGCAACTACAACTGCTTGACCCGGCCCGCAGTCGTCGCGGTGAAGGACGGGGCCTCTCAGGTGCTCATCCGCCGCGAGACCGAGGAGCAGATGCTCGGCCGCGACACCGGCTACCTGCCGGGAGGCTGA
- a CDS encoding ArsR/SmtB family transcription factor: MVSYRVPQTSGVAPLEDDDVDRIFRALADATRRDIIRRTLVEEETISALAEAYDMSFAAVQKHVTALAAAGLVAKQTRGRERLVRARPETIRHAQSLLHRYEELWRTRLTRLDDLLAED, encoded by the coding sequence ATGGTTTCATATCGAGTGCCGCAGACTTCCGGCGTCGCCCCTCTGGAGGACGACGACGTCGACCGGATCTTCCGCGCGCTGGCCGATGCCACGCGGCGCGACATCATTCGCCGCACCCTGGTGGAGGAGGAGACCATCTCCGCCCTGGCGGAGGCCTACGACATGTCCTTCGCCGCCGTGCAGAAGCACGTCACCGCCCTGGCCGCCGCAGGCCTGGTCGCCAAACAGACCCGGGGCCGGGAACGCCTGGTGCGCGCCCGCCCCGAGACCATCCGACACGCGCAGTCCCTCCTGCACCGATACGAGGAGCTCTGGCGCACACGCCTCACGCGACTCGACGACCTGCTGGCTGAGGACTGA
- the thrC gene encoding threonine synthase, producing the protein MAHQWRGVIREYADRLPVDDDTRIISLGEGGTPLVHAPALSELIDGEVHLKVEGMNPTGSFKDRGMTMAITAAVAQGAKAVVCASTGNTSASAAAYATQAGLTCAVLVPAGKIAMGKLSQAVAHGAELIQIDGNFDGCLDVARKLAEAYPVFLVNSVNPARIEGQKTGAFEVVDALGDAPDLHLLPVGNAGNITAYWKGYQEYATSWSNPHHGEGAEPLAPQATRTPIMWGFQAAGAAPIVEGHPITEPDTVATAIRIGNPASWEQAEAAREGSGGVIEAVTDEEILAAHRWLSSKEGVFVEPASAAGVAGLIRKHAAGEVRAGSKVVITVTGHGLKDPDWALKNADGSDISPTRLPQDVETVARQLGL; encoded by the coding sequence GTGGCGCACCAGTGGCGCGGAGTGATCCGCGAATACGCCGACCGTCTCCCGGTCGACGACGACACCCGCATCATCAGCCTGGGGGAAGGTGGAACGCCTCTGGTGCACGCCCCGGCGCTCTCCGAGCTCATCGATGGTGAGGTCCACCTCAAAGTGGAGGGTATGAATCCCACCGGCTCCTTCAAGGACCGTGGGATGACCATGGCCATCACTGCCGCGGTGGCTCAGGGGGCCAAGGCCGTGGTCTGCGCTTCCACGGGGAACACCTCCGCCTCCGCCGCGGCCTACGCCACCCAGGCGGGGCTGACCTGCGCGGTGCTGGTCCCAGCAGGGAAGATCGCCATGGGCAAGCTCAGCCAGGCCGTGGCCCACGGTGCCGAGCTGATCCAGATCGACGGGAACTTCGACGGCTGCCTCGACGTCGCCCGCAAACTTGCCGAGGCCTATCCGGTCTTTCTGGTCAACTCTGTGAACCCCGCCCGCATCGAGGGGCAGAAGACCGGTGCCTTCGAAGTGGTCGACGCACTCGGCGACGCTCCGGACCTGCACCTCCTGCCCGTCGGCAACGCCGGCAACATCACCGCGTATTGGAAGGGGTACCAGGAGTACGCGACCTCCTGGAGCAACCCGCACCACGGAGAGGGGGCCGAGCCGCTGGCCCCTCAGGCCACCCGGACCCCGATCATGTGGGGCTTCCAGGCCGCCGGAGCGGCCCCGATCGTCGAAGGCCACCCGATCACCGAGCCGGACACCGTCGCCACCGCGATCCGCATCGGCAACCCGGCCTCCTGGGAGCAGGCCGAGGCCGCCCGTGAAGGGTCCGGCGGCGTCATCGAAGCGGTCACCGACGAGGAAATCCTCGCGGCACACCGCTGGCTGTCCTCCAAGGAGGGTGTCTTCGTCGAGCCCGCCTCGGCCGCCGGCGTGGCGGGGCTGATCCGCAAGCACGCAGCCGGTGAGGTGCGGGCCGGGTCGAAGGTCGTCATCACGGTGACCGGGCACGGTCTCAAGGATCCCGACTGGGCCCTGAAGAACGCCGACGGCAGTGACATCAGTCCCACGCGCCTCCCGCAGGACGTGGAGACCGTCGCACGCCAGCTGGGACTGTGA
- a CDS encoding SRPBCC family protein: MPITSVDKDLEALTMTVTADFPVPLRRLWDAYADPRQLERFWGPREWPATFTRHDMFPGGRSAYVMTGPEGETSAGWWEFLAVTPPHSFEVLDGFAGPDGEPDRNMPTMRMAFSFEESADGSRLLVRTFFNSADELEELLTMGMEEGLRSALSQVDEVLHDPLPRSPARSQLLNDTQVRISRVIAGSVEDVWQAHRSPELLRRWMLGPDGWTMPVCEVAEDPGDAYRFEWESDEGEQRFGFTGEILESQPPHREVTTERMIGVEGSSTTNELTLTPVDAGTLLNVVITYPDKELRDTVLGTGMVDGMETSYARLESEVLPHP, encoded by the coding sequence ATGCCCATCACCTCAGTGGACAAAGACCTCGAGGCCCTGACCATGACCGTCACCGCGGACTTCCCGGTCCCGCTGCGCCGCCTGTGGGACGCCTACGCCGACCCACGCCAGCTCGAACGCTTCTGGGGGCCGCGCGAGTGGCCCGCCACCTTCACCCGACATGACATGTTTCCGGGCGGACGCTCCGCGTATGTGATGACCGGCCCGGAGGGGGAGACCTCGGCCGGCTGGTGGGAGTTCCTCGCCGTGACGCCGCCCCACTCCTTCGAGGTCCTGGACGGGTTCGCCGGACCCGACGGCGAGCCGGACCGGAACATGCCGACGATGCGGATGGCCTTCAGCTTCGAGGAGTCCGCCGACGGGTCCCGCCTGCTCGTCCGCACCTTCTTCAACTCAGCCGACGAGCTGGAGGAGCTGCTGACTATGGGAATGGAGGAGGGCCTCCGCTCGGCACTGAGCCAGGTGGACGAGGTCCTCCACGACCCCCTGCCCCGCTCCCCCGCCCGCTCGCAGCTTCTCAACGACACCCAGGTCCGCATCAGCCGGGTCATCGCAGGATCCGTGGAGGATGTCTGGCAGGCCCATCGCAGCCCGGAGCTGCTGCGGCGCTGGATGCTCGGACCTGACGGATGGACGATGCCGGTGTGCGAGGTGGCCGAGGATCCCGGGGACGCGTACCGGTTCGAGTGGGAGTCCGACGAGGGTGAGCAGCGCTTCGGCTTCACCGGGGAGATCCTGGAGTCCCAGCCCCCGCATCGTGAGGTGACGACCGAGCGGATGATCGGCGTCGAGGGCTCCAGCACCACCAATGAGCTGACGCTGACCCCGGTGGACGCAGGGACGCTGCTGAACGTGGTGATCACCTATCCGGACAAGGAGCTGCGCGACACCGTCCTGGGCACCGGCATGGTGGACGGCATGGAGACCAGCTACGCCCGACTCGAGTCAGAGGTGCTCCCTCACCCCTGA
- the argS gene encoding arginine--tRNA ligase gives MTPEELSSAVTHVLSEAVEAGELTVEIPETIIIERPKSRGHGDWASTVALQLAKKAGMAPRQLAELLAARLREAEGIAAVEIAGPGFINITLDAAAAGQLARTIVETGETFGHNEALAGHTINMEFVSANPTGPLHLGHTRWAALGDALARLLRASGAEVTSEYYINDAGNQMNVFAASVLARLHGEAVPEGGYPGEYTQELAQEALAARADLVDLPREEALPIVRELAYQAQFGQIKDTLAEFGVHFDVYFSEQSLHDDGKVAAAVETLRGQGHIEDRDGAVWLRTTDFGDDKDRVLFKADGEPTYFAADAAYYLSKRERGFEEKIYLLGADHHGYVVRLKAIAACAGDDPDRNIEILIGQLMSVKGAKLSKRAGNIIELADLITWLGADALRYTLARFPADSPIDIDPELLRSKTNDNPVFYVQYAHARACAAARNAVEAGVDRTGFDAALLSHTAEEELLAHLGKFPSVVARAAEMREPHRVARHLESIAAAYHSWYATCRMVPRAGEEITDTNRTRLWLNDATAQVLRNGLALLGVSAPERM, from the coding sequence GTGACTCCCGAAGAACTCTCCTCAGCAGTGACCCATGTGCTCTCCGAGGCCGTCGAGGCCGGTGAGCTGACCGTCGAGATCCCTGAGACGATCATCATCGAGCGACCCAAGAGCCGAGGCCACGGCGACTGGGCCTCCACCGTGGCTCTGCAGCTGGCCAAGAAGGCGGGCATGGCACCTCGGCAGCTTGCCGAGCTGCTCGCCGCTCGGCTGCGCGAAGCCGAGGGCATCGCGGCGGTGGAGATCGCCGGACCTGGCTTCATCAACATCACCCTCGACGCCGCGGCGGCCGGTCAGCTGGCGCGCACGATCGTGGAGACCGGGGAGACCTTCGGGCACAACGAGGCGCTGGCCGGACACACCATCAACATGGAGTTCGTCTCAGCGAACCCCACCGGGCCCCTGCACCTGGGCCACACCCGATGGGCGGCCTTGGGAGACGCGCTCGCCCGCCTGCTGCGTGCCTCCGGCGCCGAGGTCACCAGCGAGTACTACATCAACGACGCCGGCAACCAGATGAACGTCTTCGCGGCCTCGGTGCTGGCGCGTCTCCACGGGGAAGCCGTCCCCGAGGGCGGCTACCCGGGGGAGTACACTCAGGAGCTGGCCCAGGAGGCCCTCGCGGCGCGCGCCGACCTGGTGGACCTGCCGCGGGAGGAGGCCCTGCCCATCGTCCGAGAGCTCGCCTACCAGGCGCAGTTCGGGCAGATCAAGGACACCCTTGCGGAGTTCGGCGTGCACTTCGACGTCTACTTCTCCGAGCAGTCCCTCCACGATGACGGCAAAGTGGCCGCAGCGGTGGAGACGCTGCGCGGCCAGGGCCATATCGAGGACCGCGACGGCGCCGTCTGGCTGCGCACCACCGACTTCGGCGATGACAAGGATCGCGTGCTGTTCAAGGCCGACGGTGAGCCGACCTACTTCGCCGCCGACGCCGCCTACTACCTCTCGAAGCGGGAGCGCGGCTTCGAGGAGAAGATCTACCTGCTCGGGGCGGACCACCATGGCTACGTGGTCCGGCTCAAGGCCATCGCCGCCTGTGCCGGGGACGACCCCGACCGCAACATCGAGATCCTCATCGGCCAGCTGATGAGCGTCAAGGGAGCCAAGCTCTCCAAGCGCGCCGGAAACATCATCGAGCTGGCCGACCTGATCACCTGGCTGGGGGCCGATGCTCTGCGCTACACGCTGGCCCGCTTCCCCGCGGACTCGCCGATCGACATCGACCCGGAGCTGCTGCGGTCGAAGACCAACGACAACCCGGTCTTCTATGTCCAGTACGCCCATGCCCGCGCCTGCGCCGCCGCGCGCAACGCCGTCGAGGCGGGCGTGGACCGCACCGGTTTCGACGCCGCGCTGCTCTCCCACACCGCGGAGGAGGAGCTGCTGGCCCACCTCGGGAAGTTCCCCTCCGTCGTCGCCCGTGCCGCCGAGATGCGCGAGCCCCACAGAGTGGCCCGCCACCTCGAGTCGATCGCGGCGGCCTACCACTCCTGGTACGCCACCTGTCGCATGGTGCCCCGCGCCGGCGAGGAGATCACTGACACCAACCGCACCCGACTCTGGCTCAACGATGCCACCGCCCAGGTGCTGCGCAACGGTCTCGCCCTGCTCGGCGTCTCCGCCCCGGAGAGGATGTGA